A single genomic interval of Kineosporia corallincola harbors:
- a CDS encoding carbohydrate ABC transporter permease, with product MTITSPGRPCAPGTAPPPGTRRPRRGSPAPPWWFAAPALLLFAFVVLIPSARGVYYAFTDWDGLSPGFSWVGTGNFTDLLGDPDARAAIGHTVLIAVAITVLQNGLGLLLALGVSSAIKTRNLLRVLLFAPAMITPIVTAYLWRNLLGPDGAVNALLGAVGLGALEQDWLGDPTLALWSVVTVIVWQYAGYSMVIFVAGLQSIPREVTEAAAVDGAGAVRRFWYVTRPLLAPAVTINLMLSIIGGIKLFDQVWALTGGGPGHATDTLSTLIYKDAFTLGEFGYSIALAVVLTLIVALASAGQYAFLSRREADIS from the coding sequence ATGACGATCACCTCCCCCGGCCGTCCCTGTGCTCCCGGCACCGCCCCGCCCCCCGGCACCCGCCGGCCCCGGCGCGGCTCCCCCGCACCGCCCTGGTGGTTCGCGGCACCCGCCCTGCTGCTGTTCGCGTTCGTCGTGCTGATCCCCAGCGCCCGCGGCGTCTACTACGCGTTCACCGACTGGGACGGCCTGTCGCCCGGCTTCTCCTGGGTCGGCACGGGCAACTTCACCGACCTGCTCGGCGACCCGGACGCCCGCGCCGCGATCGGCCACACCGTGCTGATCGCGGTCGCGATCACCGTGCTCCAGAACGGCCTGGGCCTGCTGCTGGCCCTCGGCGTCAGCTCGGCGATCAAGACCCGGAACCTGCTGCGCGTGCTGCTTTTCGCGCCCGCCATGATCACCCCGATCGTCACCGCCTACCTGTGGCGCAACCTGCTCGGCCCGGACGGCGCGGTGAACGCCCTGCTGGGGGCCGTGGGACTCGGTGCGCTGGAACAGGACTGGCTGGGCGACCCGACTCTGGCCCTGTGGTCGGTGGTGACGGTGATCGTCTGGCAGTACGCCGGCTACTCGATGGTGATCTTCGTGGCCGGGCTCCAGTCCATCCCCCGCGAGGTCACCGAGGCCGCGGCCGTCGACGGGGCCGGTGCGGTGCGCCGTTTCTGGTACGTCACCCGGCCCCTGCTGGCCCCGGCGGTCACGATCAACCTGATGCTGTCGATCATCGGCGGGATCAAGCTCTTCGACCAGGTCTGGGCCCTCACCGGTGGTGGGCCCGGGCACGCCACCGACACCCTGTCCACGCTGATCTACAAGGACGCCTTCACACTCGGCGAGTTCGGCTACAGCATCGCGCTCGCGGTGGTGCTGACGCTGATCGTGGCGCTCGCCTCGGCCGGGCAGTACGCGTTCCTCTCGCGACGTGAGGCGGACATCTCGTGA
- a CDS encoding LacI family DNA-binding transcriptional regulator — protein sequence MEPGSGPRRVTIVDVAAHARVSTTAVSKVMRNAYGVSPAMRERVTAAIAELGYRPRAAARGMRGRTYTIGVLLPDIRNPFFPDIVDGITGHLHDSEYQVMIGTGGRGPGDGAGDAESELRVVDAMVDRGMDGMVLVAPAAGQKRLDEVAGGVPVVVIGRHMRSARHDTVVDDDARGAALVVDHLTGLGHRRIAHIDQREPDRGRAETMPNAVRTRGYRDAMRAHGLEAEIDVVSTGYTEDGGYRGAKWLLERTIRPTAIFAGADIVAMGVLTAVAEAGLRVPHDISVAGYDNTSFAALGPIGLTSVDQAGRQIGADAARLLVQRMADTGRASTFITTSPNLVVRRTTATPPA from the coding sequence ATGGAACCCGGATCCGGTCCGCGGCGGGTGACGATCGTCGATGTCGCGGCGCACGCGCGGGTGTCGACCACCGCCGTGTCCAAGGTGATGCGCAACGCCTACGGGGTCAGCCCGGCCATGCGGGAGCGGGTGACCGCGGCGATCGCGGAGCTCGGCTACCGGCCCCGGGCGGCGGCGCGGGGCATGCGCGGGCGCACCTACACGATCGGGGTGCTGCTGCCGGACATCCGCAACCCGTTCTTCCCCGACATCGTCGACGGCATCACCGGGCACCTGCACGACAGCGAGTACCAGGTGATGATCGGCACCGGCGGGCGGGGCCCGGGCGACGGTGCCGGTGACGCCGAGTCCGAGCTGCGGGTGGTGGACGCCATGGTGGACCGGGGCATGGACGGCATGGTGCTCGTGGCGCCCGCCGCCGGCCAGAAGCGGCTGGACGAGGTGGCGGGCGGGGTGCCGGTGGTGGTGATCGGGCGGCACATGCGGTCCGCGCGTCACGACACGGTGGTGGACGACGACGCCCGCGGCGCCGCTCTCGTCGTCGATCACCTGACCGGTCTGGGGCACCGCCGGATCGCGCACATCGACCAGCGTGAGCCGGACCGGGGCCGGGCCGAGACGATGCCCAACGCGGTGCGCACCCGGGGCTACCGCGACGCCATGCGGGCGCACGGGCTGGAGGCCGAGATCGACGTGGTGTCGACCGGTTACACCGAGGACGGCGGGTACCGTGGGGCAAAGTGGTTGCTCGAACGAACGATTCGGCCGACGGCGATCTTCGCCGGGGCCGACATCGTGGCGATGGGTGTGCTGACCGCGGTGGCCGAGGCCGGGCTGCGCGTGCCGCACGACATCTCCGTGGCAGGCTACGACAACACGAGTTTCGCGGCACTCGGCCCGATCGGGCTGACCAGCGTGGACCAGGCGGGCCGGCAGATCGGGGCGGACGCCGCCCGCCTGCTGGTGCAGCGGATGGCCGACACCGGGCGGGCGTCCACCTTCATCACCACCTCGCCGAACCTGGTGGTGCGCCGCACCACCGCCACCCCGCCTGCCTAG
- a CDS encoding DUF808 domain-containing protein, with product MAGGLAALLDDIAVLAKSAAASVDDVAAAAGRASTKAAGVVIDDTAVTPRYVHGFTPDRELPIVWKIALGSLRNKILFILPAALLLSQFLDWMLTPILMCGGVYLAFEGAEKVYEAFGGHHEQKKDKTASALGPDAEKAMVKGAITTDFILSAEIMVISLNEVTDEPFVSRAIILAFVALVVTAVVYGLVALIVKVDDVGLKLIETHEGGAAASFGRFLVAAMPRVLSVLSTVGIAAMLWVGGHILLVGVDELGWHGPYELVHHLEESVHDAGGVGGVLAWCVNTLCSAVIGLLVGAVVVLIMHLVPKRPKKPENPENPEEPRQGDAAAGH from the coding sequence ATGGCAGGCGGTCTGGCGGCACTACTCGACGACATCGCCGTCCTGGCGAAGTCCGCCGCGGCGTCGGTGGACGACGTCGCGGCGGCGGCCGGGCGGGCCAGCACCAAGGCGGCCGGTGTGGTCATCGACGACACCGCGGTCACCCCGCGCTACGTGCACGGTTTCACCCCCGACCGGGAACTCCCGATCGTCTGGAAGATCGCGCTCGGATCGCTGCGCAACAAGATCCTGTTCATCCTGCCGGCCGCCCTGCTGCTGAGCCAGTTCCTCGACTGGATGCTCACGCCCATCCTGATGTGTGGCGGTGTGTACCTGGCCTTCGAGGGCGCCGAGAAGGTCTACGAGGCGTTCGGCGGGCACCACGAGCAGAAGAAGGACAAGACCGCCTCGGCCCTCGGCCCGGACGCCGAGAAGGCGATGGTGAAGGGCGCGATCACCACCGACTTCATCCTGTCCGCCGAGATCATGGTGATCTCGCTGAACGAGGTCACCGACGAGCCGTTCGTCTCCCGGGCGATCATCCTGGCCTTCGTCGCGCTGGTGGTCACCGCCGTCGTCTACGGCCTGGTGGCGCTGATCGTGAAGGTCGACGACGTCGGCCTGAAGCTGATCGAGACGCACGAGGGCGGCGCGGCGGCGTCGTTCGGCCGGTTCCTGGTGGCGGCCATGCCCCGGGTGCTGTCGGTGCTGTCCACGGTCGGCATCGCCGCCATGCTCTGGGTCGGCGGTCACATCCTGCTGGTCGGCGTGGACGAGCTGGGCTGGCACGGCCCCTACGAGCTGGTGCACCACCTCGAGGAGTCGGTGCACGACGCCGGCGGCGTCGGCGGTGTGCTGGCCTGGTGCGTCAACACCCTCTGCTCGGCCGTCATCGGCCTGCTGGTCGGCGCGGTGGTCGTGCTGATCATGCACCTCGTCCCGAAGAGGCCGAAGAAGCCGGAGAATCCGGAGAATCCGGAGGAGCCGCGGCAGGGCGACGCCGCAGCCGGCCACTGA
- a CDS encoding tripartite tricarboxylate transporter permease has protein sequence MDLGPVIDGFGVVLEPANLLYCLIGVTIGMLVGVLPGLGPAATIAILLPITFEIDPVGAVIMLAGIFYGAQYGGTITSVLLRLPGEASSVVTVFDGHALARQGRAGTALGIAAIGSFVGGTVSVIALSVLAPLVAGFALDFGPPEYTALALLGILLVSTISGGGRVKALVAACLGLLLAVVGRDAFTGGERFTLGSLDLADGLDFVPIAMGLFGLGEILHSLERRQHAGHAPVAVHDIWPSRADLRRSSGAIGRGSVLGFALGVLPGGGAVMASLAAYAVEKRRSPQPERFGRGAVEGVAAPETANNAAATSSFIPLLTLGIPANATMAVIFGALLVQGVSPGPRLVDENPELFWGVVNSMYLGNVLLLVMSIPLVGVFVRILRVRPAVLAPITVLITLIGAYTVNNSVFDIALVVAFGALGYLMKKLGLDPGPLVLAFVLGTLLEDSLRRSLLLFDGDPAGFVTRPISGVLLAAFVVVALLPLSGRLRRRPAAAPPDSPDSPASSASSGRGA, from the coding sequence GTGGATCTCGGACCCGTGATCGACGGTTTCGGCGTGGTGCTGGAACCGGCGAACCTTCTCTACTGCCTCATCGGCGTGACCATCGGCATGCTGGTCGGGGTGCTGCCGGGCCTGGGCCCGGCGGCGACCATCGCCATCCTGCTGCCGATCACCTTCGAGATCGACCCGGTCGGCGCCGTGATCATGCTGGCCGGCATCTTCTACGGCGCTCAGTACGGCGGCACGATCACGTCCGTGCTGCTGCGCCTGCCGGGTGAGGCGTCGTCCGTGGTCACCGTCTTCGACGGCCACGCCCTGGCCCGGCAGGGCCGGGCGGGCACCGCGCTGGGCATCGCCGCCATCGGATCCTTCGTCGGCGGAACGGTTTCCGTGATCGCGCTGTCGGTGCTGGCGCCGCTGGTGGCCGGTTTCGCCCTGGACTTCGGGCCGCCGGAGTACACCGCGCTGGCCCTGCTCGGCATCCTGCTGGTCTCCACCATCTCCGGCGGCGGCCGGGTGAAGGCCCTGGTCGCCGCCTGCCTGGGGCTGCTGCTGGCGGTGGTCGGGCGGGACGCGTTCACCGGCGGCGAGCGCTTCACCCTCGGCAGCCTCGACCTGGCCGACGGGCTGGACTTCGTGCCGATCGCGATGGGCCTGTTCGGCCTCGGCGAGATCCTGCACTCCCTGGAGCGGCGGCAGCACGCCGGGCACGCCCCGGTCGCGGTGCACGACATCTGGCCCTCCCGCGCCGACCTGCGGCGCTCGTCCGGTGCGATCGGGCGCGGCTCGGTGCTCGGGTTCGCGCTCGGCGTGCTGCCCGGCGGTGGCGCGGTGATGGCGTCGCTGGCCGCGTACGCGGTGGAGAAACGCCGGTCGCCGCAGCCCGAGCGGTTCGGCCGGGGCGCGGTCGAGGGGGTGGCCGCACCCGAGACGGCGAACAACGCCGCCGCCACGTCATCGTTCATTCCCCTGCTGACGCTGGGCATTCCGGCCAACGCGACGATGGCGGTGATCTTCGGGGCGCTGCTCGTCCAGGGAGTCAGCCCGGGGCCCCGGCTGGTGGACGAGAACCCCGAGCTGTTCTGGGGCGTCGTCAACTCGATGTATCTGGGCAACGTGCTGCTGCTGGTGATGAGCATCCCGCTGGTCGGGGTGTTCGTGCGGATCCTGCGGGTGCGCCCGGCCGTGCTGGCGCCGATCACCGTGCTGATCACGCTGATCGGCGCCTACACGGTGAACAACAGCGTGTTCGACATCGCCCTGGTGGTGGCGTTCGGGGCGCTGGGCTACCTGATGAAGAAGCTCGGTCTCGATCCCGGGCCGCTGGTGCTGGCTTTCGTGCTGGGGACGCTGCTGGAGGACTCCCTGCGCCGCTCGCTGCTGCTGTTCGACGGCGACCCGGCGGGCTTCGTCACCCGGCCGATCTCCGGCGTGCTGCTGGCGGCGTTCGTGGTGGTGGCGCTGCTGCCGCTCAGTGGCCGGCTGCGGCGTCGCCCTGCCGCGGCTCCTCCGGATTCTCCGGATTCTCCGGCTTCTTCGGCCTCTTCGGGACGAGGTGCATGA
- a CDS encoding tripartite tricarboxylate transporter TctB family protein, producing MDDAPGAPPAGPLTGLALAVGVTALGVATVIGSLALGAGTPARPDSGTWPLLVGLALCALGAVLAVRFRRPDGAEAFTRASWPVAAGLATTAGFVSVIGTIGFEVPSFALMVFWLRVLGRESWRSTLLVAPAAVAALYLVFVAALAVPIPHLL from the coding sequence ATGGACGACGCACCGGGCGCACCGCCCGCCGGGCCGCTCACCGGCCTGGCGCTGGCGGTGGGCGTGACCGCGCTCGGGGTCGCCACCGTGATCGGGTCGCTCGCGCTGGGCGCCGGCACCCCGGCCCGGCCGGACTCCGGAACCTGGCCGCTGCTGGTCGGTCTCGCGCTGTGCGCGCTGGGCGCCGTCCTGGCGGTGCGGTTCCGGCGGCCGGACGGCGCCGAGGCGTTCACCCGCGCGTCCTGGCCGGTGGCCGCCGGGCTGGCGACGACGGCCGGGTTCGTCTCGGTGATCGGCACGATCGGCTTCGAGGTGCCGTCGTTCGCGCTGATGGTTTTCTGGCTGCGGGTTCTCGGGCGGGAGAGCTGGCGTTCCACCCTGCTCGTGGCCCCGGCCGCGGTGGCGGCGCTGTACCTGGTCTTCGTGGCCGCGCTCGCGGTACCGATCCCTCATCTTCTCTGA
- a CDS encoding tripartite tricarboxylate transporter substrate binding protein: protein MTSTHRKARPWLAAGTAAWLSLLLAACGGNLGGGSGDDGSGFPGGDPVTLYVGQDPGGSTDLIARALAEQVSGDLGVAVPVENKPGANGALAAQELAGKKADGHTLMVFNGSLAYITPLAVAQGEAPDLADYEIVTGISQDDYVLVSAADSGLATVGDLEKLGRAVKFGTTGVGTGSQLSQELLFAQAGIDATAVPFDGGSPTLTAVLGGQVDVGSIQLGEAVEQIEAGELTPIVTFAGERVSYLPGTPTAIEAGYDVPVQQSRAVFAPRGTPQDVIDSLAASFARAFEAEPYRRFNQDNQLTPNQVDGETLRGQWTQNLDTYRAVTERYDIQLGGGQ, encoded by the coding sequence ATGACCAGCACCCACCGAAAAGCCCGTCCCTGGCTGGCCGCCGGCACGGCGGCCTGGCTGAGCCTGCTCCTGGCCGCCTGCGGCGGGAACCTCGGCGGCGGCTCCGGCGACGACGGGTCCGGTTTCCCGGGCGGCGACCCGGTCACGCTCTACGTCGGGCAGGACCCGGGCGGCAGCACCGACCTGATCGCGCGGGCGCTGGCCGAGCAGGTGTCCGGCGACCTGGGCGTGGCGGTCCCGGTGGAGAACAAGCCCGGCGCCAACGGCGCCCTGGCCGCGCAGGAGCTGGCCGGGAAGAAGGCCGACGGGCACACCCTGATGGTGTTCAACGGGTCGCTGGCCTACATCACGCCGCTGGCGGTGGCCCAGGGCGAGGCACCCGACCTGGCCGACTACGAGATCGTCACCGGCATCAGTCAGGACGACTACGTGCTGGTGTCGGCCGCGGACTCCGGGCTGGCCACCGTCGGCGACCTGGAGAAGCTGGGCCGGGCGGTGAAGTTCGGCACCACCGGGGTCGGCACCGGCAGCCAGCTGTCCCAGGAGCTGCTCTTCGCCCAGGCCGGGATCGACGCCACCGCAGTGCCTTTCGACGGCGGATCGCCCACCCTGACCGCGGTGCTGGGCGGGCAGGTGGACGTCGGGTCGATCCAGCTCGGTGAGGCGGTCGAGCAGATCGAGGCGGGTGAGCTGACCCCGATCGTGACGTTCGCCGGGGAGCGCGTCAGCTACCTGCCCGGCACCCCGACCGCGATCGAGGCCGGGTACGACGTGCCGGTGCAGCAGTCCCGCGCGGTGTTCGCCCCCCGGGGCACCCCGCAGGACGTGATCGACTCGCTGGCGGCGTCTTTCGCCCGGGCCTTCGAGGCCGAACCGTACCGGAGGTTCAACCAGGACAACCAGCTCACGCCGAACCAGGTGGACGGCGAGACGCTGCGCGGGCAGTGGACGCAGAACCTGGACACCTACCGGGCGGTGACCGAGCGCTACGACATCCAGCTCGGCGGCGGCCAGTGA
- a CDS encoding RCC1 domain-containing protein — MPGSAAAARRWATVWVLCLLLLAAVATVRPAGAAFTATTGTGSGFSASTWSTGPALYWSGDNTSGSAGESGTGDTVAVRGITAVAGGQTFSALGTGLYHSCGIATDGTLWCWGRNGGGQLGRGALSTLEATPQPVDAAGTTWRSVTGGEEVTCALQSSPTDGSVWCWGYGGMGQLAAGTTLQKTRPNRITHGGTVPETWRSLSGDGNRFCALDPAGGLWCWGRAADGETGDGTTTNRTVPVPVESGATWSSVAAGPTHTCAVAAGGSVQGVAVTPGQAFCWGANGYGQTGTGTTSTRLTVPTAVGAAGSTGVRVWASLASGSRSTCGITADAGDPSRPAGQLWCWGQLGDGGTATTGPAQDGTSTGWTSIDAGGDGVTTFCGVDGGALSCRGGSPQFQAGDGTTSYRTAWGPVLRGTGTGWDTVSVARAHGCALTSAGQAFCWGSAEYGQPGNGAVWYRNTLRDINSAQTAGWSAPDGETDHTCALQGSALFCWGRNTSGQLGTGDTVSHGTPQPVAGAWAQVTVGSDHTCALDTDGVAWCWGRNLAGSVLGTGSNSSVSVPTRVVVTGVSGDRWLSLDAGLNATCGIRSDGTLWCWGAQSQGVLGNGTAGTYLNRPTQVSGGGTDWDDVQVGSNEHACGMRVSHALYCWGNNSAGQIGTGTSGGTRPSPTLVTGSWAGRTTGTATGLAAGYAVGHTHTCALDTGGVLWCWGSGGDRQFGLPSSSADSPAPVTAAAAGTGRTWTSVLAGGNSTCATRSDGGLWCWGHNYHGKLGQGSDSTTVSSPALSSATTPVAARLSRVSLFVVR, encoded by the coding sequence ATGCCAGGGTCCGCGGCCGCGGCGCGACGGTGGGCCACCGTCTGGGTGCTGTGCCTGCTGCTGCTCGCCGCCGTCGCCACGGTGCGTCCCGCCGGGGCCGCGTTCACCGCGACCACCGGCACCGGGAGCGGGTTCAGCGCGAGCACCTGGAGCACCGGCCCGGCCCTGTACTGGTCCGGCGACAACACCTCCGGCTCGGCCGGGGAGAGCGGCACCGGCGACACCGTCGCGGTGCGCGGGATCACCGCCGTGGCCGGCGGGCAGACCTTCTCGGCCCTGGGCACCGGCCTCTACCACTCCTGCGGGATCGCCACCGACGGCACGCTGTGGTGCTGGGGCCGCAACGGCGGAGGGCAGCTCGGCCGGGGCGCGCTGTCCACGCTGGAGGCCACCCCGCAACCGGTGGACGCGGCCGGCACCACCTGGCGGTCGGTGACCGGCGGGGAGGAGGTGACCTGTGCCCTCCAGAGCTCACCCACCGACGGCTCGGTGTGGTGCTGGGGCTACGGCGGGATGGGACAGCTGGCGGCCGGCACCACCCTCCAGAAGACCCGGCCGAACCGGATCACGCACGGCGGCACGGTGCCGGAGACCTGGCGCTCGCTCAGCGGTGACGGCAACCGGTTCTGCGCCCTCGACCCGGCGGGCGGCCTGTGGTGCTGGGGCCGGGCCGCGGACGGCGAGACCGGCGACGGCACCACCACCAACCGCACCGTGCCGGTGCCGGTGGAGAGCGGCGCCACCTGGTCGTCGGTGGCCGCCGGCCCGACCCACACCTGCGCGGTCGCGGCGGGCGGCAGCGTGCAGGGCGTGGCGGTGACGCCGGGCCAGGCGTTCTGCTGGGGCGCCAACGGTTACGGCCAGACCGGGACCGGCACCACGTCCACCCGCCTGACCGTGCCCACGGCCGTCGGCGCGGCCGGGTCCACGGGGGTGCGGGTCTGGGCGTCGCTCGCCTCCGGCAGCCGGTCCACCTGTGGCATCACCGCCGACGCCGGTGACCCGTCGCGTCCGGCCGGGCAGCTGTGGTGCTGGGGCCAATTGGGGGACGGCGGAACCGCCACGACCGGCCCGGCGCAGGACGGGACCTCCACCGGATGGACGTCGATCGACGCCGGCGGGGACGGGGTGACCACGTTCTGCGGCGTCGACGGCGGCGCGCTGTCGTGCCGGGGCGGCAGCCCGCAGTTCCAGGCCGGTGACGGCACCACGTCCTACCGGACCGCCTGGGGACCGGTGCTGCGCGGCACCGGGACCGGCTGGGACACGGTCTCGGTGGCCCGGGCCCACGGCTGTGCCCTGACCTCCGCCGGCCAGGCGTTCTGCTGGGGCTCGGCCGAGTACGGGCAGCCCGGCAACGGCGCGGTCTGGTACCGGAACACGTTGCGCGACATCAACTCCGCGCAGACGGCCGGGTGGTCGGCACCGGACGGCGAGACCGACCACACCTGCGCGCTCCAGGGCTCCGCCCTGTTCTGCTGGGGCCGCAACACCAGCGGCCAGCTCGGCACCGGTGACACCGTCAGCCACGGCACCCCGCAGCCGGTGGCCGGCGCCTGGGCCCAGGTCACCGTCGGCTCCGACCACACCTGCGCCCTGGACACCGACGGCGTGGCCTGGTGCTGGGGCCGCAACCTGGCCGGGTCGGTGCTCGGCACCGGCAGCAACAGTTCCGTCTCCGTGCCCACCCGGGTGGTGGTGACCGGGGTGAGCGGCGATCGCTGGCTGTCGCTCGACGCCGGGCTGAACGCGACCTGCGGCATCCGGTCCGACGGCACGCTGTGGTGCTGGGGCGCGCAGTCGCAGGGGGTGCTGGGCAACGGCACGGCGGGCACCTACCTGAACCGGCCCACCCAGGTCTCCGGCGGCGGCACCGACTGGGACGACGTGCAGGTCGGCAGCAACGAACACGCCTGCGGGATGCGGGTTTCGCACGCTCTGTACTGCTGGGGGAACAACTCCGCGGGACAGATCGGCACCGGCACCTCCGGGGGCACCCGGCCCTCCCCCACCCTGGTCACCGGGTCGTGGGCGGGCCGCACGACGGGTACGGCGACGGGCCTCGCGGCGGGTTACGCGGTGGGCCACACGCACACCTGCGCCCTGGACACCGGCGGGGTGCTGTGGTGCTGGGGCAGCGGCGGCGACCGGCAGTTCGGCCTTCCCTCCAGCAGTGCCGACTCGCCCGCCCCGGTGACGGCCGCGGCCGCGGGCACCGGGCGCACCTGGACCTCGGTGCTCGCGGGCGGCAACAGCACCTGCGCCACCCGCTCGGACGGCGGTCTGTGGTGCTGGGGCCACAACTACCACGGCAAGCTCGGGCAGGGTTCCGACAGCACGACGGTGTCGTCGCCGGCGCTGAGCTCGGCCACCACGCCGGTGGCGGCCCGGCTGTCGCGGGTGTCGCTCTTCGTCGTCCGCTGA
- a CDS encoding GntR family transcriptional regulator, with product MTGRTTGVPAIRLDRASPVPLWSQLSRQIEQAVLAGDLAPGDRLDNEVSLARELGLSRPTVRQAIQVLVDQGLLVRRRGVGTQVVHGQVRRSLELTSLHDDLTRSGRRPGTRVLGLRQVPADPDVAAELRLEPGAPVWALERLRHVDGEPLAVMRNHVPAGVADLSTFDLEAEGLYASLRRAGVTPAVAHQRIGARRATAAEATLLGESRGAPLLTMRRTLLDNAGRPVELGSHGYRPGRYAFEATIVQR from the coding sequence ATGACCGGGCGAACGACCGGCGTACCGGCGATCCGTCTCGACCGGGCCAGCCCGGTGCCGCTGTGGTCGCAGCTCTCCCGGCAGATCGAACAGGCCGTGCTGGCAGGCGATCTGGCGCCCGGTGACCGTCTCGACAACGAGGTCTCGCTGGCCCGCGAGCTGGGCCTGAGCCGCCCGACGGTGCGGCAGGCGATCCAGGTGCTGGTCGATCAGGGCCTGCTGGTGCGCCGCCGCGGTGTCGGCACCCAGGTGGTGCACGGCCAGGTGCGGCGCTCGCTGGAACTCACCAGCCTGCACGACGACCTGACCCGCAGCGGCCGGCGCCCCGGCACCCGGGTGCTCGGCCTGCGGCAGGTGCCGGCCGATCCCGACGTGGCGGCTGAGCTCCGGCTGGAGCCGGGCGCACCGGTGTGGGCGCTGGAGCGGCTGCGGCACGTCGACGGCGAGCCGCTGGCGGTGATGCGCAACCACGTGCCGGCCGGGGTGGCCGACCTGTCCACGTTCGACCTGGAGGCCGAGGGGCTGTACGCGTCGCTGCGCCGGGCCGGGGTGACGCCGGCGGTGGCCCACCAGCGCATCGGGGCACGCCGGGCCACTGCGGCCGAGGCCACCCTGCTGGGTGAGTCCCGCGGCGCGCCGCTGCTGACCATGCGGCGCACCCTGCTCGACAACGCCGGCCGCCCGGTGGAGCTGGGCTCCCACGGCTACCGTCCGGGCCGTTACGCCTTCGAGGCCACCATCGTGCAGCGCTGA
- a CDS encoding TIM barrel protein — MMSDVSLSTSPSPRSGARPRIAGAPISWGVCEVPGWGHQLPAHRVLSEMRSLGLEATEFGPDGFLPGDPHEKAALLADHGLAAVGGFLPVVLHDPAHDPVAEVDAFADACVAAGAGVVVLAAVTGSDGYDARPELSAAQWRTLLSNLDALSARLAGRGLLGVVHPHIGTLVESDADVRRVLEGSGIALCVDTGHLVAAGADPVAITLAHPDRVGHVHLKDVDAAQAARVVGGQVAFSAAVAEGLWKPLGEGSVDLTAMVAALERAGYRGWYVLEQDLMLKDGPPQGEGPAAEVRRCLSWLRGALA; from the coding sequence ATGATGAGTGACGTTTCGCTGTCCACATCGCCTTCGCCACGGTCGGGCGCCCGGCCGCGGATCGCCGGGGCCCCGATCTCCTGGGGCGTGTGCGAGGTGCCGGGCTGGGGCCACCAGCTGCCCGCCCACCGGGTGCTGTCCGAGATGCGCTCGCTGGGGCTGGAGGCCACCGAGTTCGGGCCGGACGGGTTCCTGCCCGGCGACCCGCACGAGAAGGCCGCGCTGCTGGCCGATCACGGGCTGGCGGCGGTCGGCGGTTTCCTGCCGGTGGTGCTGCACGACCCCGCCCACGACCCGGTCGCCGAGGTCGACGCGTTCGCCGACGCCTGCGTCGCGGCCGGCGCCGGGGTGGTGGTGCTGGCCGCCGTCACCGGTTCCGACGGCTACGACGCCCGGCCGGAACTGTCTGCGGCGCAGTGGAGAACGCTCCTGTCGAACCTGGACGCGCTGTCGGCGCGGCTGGCCGGGCGGGGCCTGCTCGGCGTCGTCCACCCGCACATCGGCACGCTGGTCGAGAGCGACGCCGACGTGCGGCGGGTGCTGGAGGGGTCCGGCATCGCCCTGTGCGTCGACACCGGTCACCTGGTCGCGGCCGGCGCCGACCCGGTCGCGATCACGCTGGCCCATCCGGACCGGGTGGGGCACGTGCACCTCAAGGACGTCGACGCCGCGCAGGCCGCGCGGGTGGTCGGCGGGCAGGTCGCGTTCTCCGCGGCGGTCGCCGAGGGCCTGTGGAAGCCGCTCGGCGAGGGCTCGGTCGACCTGACCGCCATGGTCGCCGCCCTGGAGCGGGCCGGCTACCGCGGCTGGTACGTGCTGGAGCAGGATCTGATGCTGAAAGACGGCCCGCCGCAGGGGGAAGGACCGGCCGCCGAGGTGCGGCGCTGCCTGTCCTGGTTGCGTGGGGCCCTGGCATGA